AGAAATTATTGCCGGTATTTCAAAACCGCTACAACCCGCTGATTGTGTTTTTGAAAGACCTGATTGATACCTGCAAACTGGGAATGATCTATCAGTTTGTATGTAATATCTTTTGGAATCGTGACGATGATTATTTTGGAATAGACTGGCATGGGACCAAAGCTTATGATGGTGTAATTAGCAAATTTACAATGTACAAAAAATGGCAATGTTGAGTGTACAACTTTTGGCAATATCCAATGTACAGGTTTAACATTACATTAACTATCTCTTTTTTATTGTATTCAACTGTTTTTTTATTCTTTCTCAAGGAAAGTTTTCCGGTTGTCCATACGGTAACCGTTTCCCTCGAACCTGATCACCTCGCAACGATATAGCAGTCGATCCAGGATGGCTGTGGCTAACACTTCATCATCCAGTGTCTCCGCCCACTGGCTGGGTGACTTGTTAGTGGTGATGATGATCGAGCACTGCTCATGCAGGTGATTGATCAGATTGAACAGAGCCACCGCTTCACTCTTTTGCACCGGGAACATCATGATGTCATCTATGGCAATCAGGTGTGCCTTGGTGTATCGCTTGTAGGTGCTCATTGCCGATGAGATGATTTCTTTCCTGTTGAGCACGCCTATCAGGTCAGCCATGGTGGTAAAATAGGCCCTATAACCTTTCTTGATGGCATCATTGACCAGTCCCCCGGCCAGGTATGTTTTGCCCGTACCGCTTGGACCCATCAGCACCAGGTTGTATAGCTGATCGACCCAGAGCAGCTCCCTGAGCTGTGTCATCTGCCTTATGCCGATGCTGCTCGAGGCCTTGTAATCGTACTCGTCAAGCTCGTGTGCACGTGGCAGACGGGCCAGTTTAGTCCTGCGCCGGTAATCATTCAGCTGTCGCTGCTCCAGCTCTTTTACAAGCATGTTCTCCAGGAAGTCCGCGTATCCCGGTGTATCTATGCTCGCCTGGTGAAGCATCGGCTGCAAGTTTTTGCTCAGGTATCCCAAACGAAGTATGCCGGCATATTGCTTCATGTTTTCTATCTGCTTCATAGCTCCATGATTTGATCGTACCGGTTTATCTTGCTTCTCTCGGGGATGTATGCATCCGTGTCATACTGACTTGTTTGAACACCGTCATGCAACACGCTTACAACAGGCAAGGGCTTCTTCTCCCGGCGTTTTAACTCCCGGTAATGTGATGCGGCTTCTTTCAGGTAAAGGGCGTTGTGGAGCCCATTGTCGAGGCAGTAATCAAGTGCGCTGCCAACGATCTCCTCACCATATTCGCCCATCACCTCCCTTATCATTTTCAGATTGTCTCTCAGATAACGGGGCTTATACTTGTGTATCTCCTCTATGAACAGGTACAAAGTGTTGTTGCCCTTCCAGATCGATAGGACTTCCTGCTTGAAGACCTCGAGCCTGGAGTTCCGATCCCGTCGATAAGTTGTGCTGCCGATTACCTTGCCTTTTTCAAGACTGACGGGGTGCTCGGCCAGAAGGATGCCTTGCCGGTTGGAAAGCGAAAGGGTGCCATCCTTGACCTTGAGTAATACCTCCGGTCCCTTCCCGTTATAGGTGCCATATGGGACCCTGTAGAAGTTCCCCTTGTAACTGATTGTGTTATCTTTTCTCACCGTGTAGGTGGGAATCTCATCCCGGGGGATTGCCGGTGAGGGGCGAAAAAAGGAGAGATGCTCCTTTTCAATCAACCACACGTCATGGGGCAGGCGCTTCGTCGTGGCATGTTTGGTGCCGTTCGCCTTGCGCTCCAACCAGCTCAGGGCTTCCTCGTTGAGGCGATCTATATCGTGAAAGGTACGCGCGCGAAGAAAGTTGTTTTTCACGTATCCTACCACGTTCTCGACCCGGCCTTTGCTCTGGGGATCGGCCTTGCGGCAGAACTCAACGCTGATACCGCGTTCATCCCTGTAGCGACGAAAATCATCAGCCAGGAGATAATCGCCAAGGTTCTCACTTTTCAGAAACACCGAGTCCTGATCATAGAGAAGCTTCCCGGGGATACCCTCTATATACTTGAAGGCCTGCTCGTGAGCCTGGACGGCTGTTTTCCCGGTGAAGGGAGTTGTTTGGAAAAACACATATTTGTAGCGACTGCGTGACAGGACAAGGGCAAAAAAATAAACCCTGCGCCTACTGCCGTCCAAACGTCGCATCTGTGCTGTACCGAAGTCAACCTGCGCCTGGCTGCCATATGCAAACTCTTCCAGGGCTTCCGTCTGGCGGATCTTCTCCGGTACAGGGATCTTCTCCTGACGCCGCACGTGCTGGACAAAGTTGTATACAGTCTTGCTGTTCACCTTCGGCAAGTCGGCGTATTTCTCCTTCAGCCGGTCTTCTATCACTGCCGCCGGCAAACCATTGTCTATACTCAATAAGGAAAGAACGTCCGGGTAATATGGCGACAGAACAAGTTCGTATACACGTTGTTTCATTGAAAACTCATGAAACTCTTCTTCACTCATCTTCTTGTACCTGGAAACAGTTCTGCGATCAACACCCAACTTTTTTGCAATTTTACTGTCCGAATTGCCCGGATTA
This portion of the Petrimonas sulfuriphila genome encodes:
- the istB gene encoding IS21-like element helper ATPase IstB, producing MKQIENMKQYAGILRLGYLSKNLQPMLHQASIDTPGYADFLENMLVKELEQRQLNDYRRRTKLARLPRAHELDEYDYKASSSIGIRQMTQLRELLWVDQLYNLVLMGPSGTGKTYLAGGLVNDAIKKGYRAYFTTMADLIGVLNRKEIISSAMSTYKRYTKAHLIAIDDIMMFPVQKSEAVALFNLINHLHEQCSIIITTNKSPSQWAETLDDEVLATAILDRLLYRCEVIRFEGNGYRMDNRKTFLEKE
- the istA gene encoding IS21 family transposase, producing MKTQIHDLRKVRMWYEVKELSSNPGNSDSKIAKKLGVDRRTVSRYKKMSEEEFHEFSMKQRVYELVLSPYYPDVLSLLSIDNGLPAAVIEDRLKEKYADLPKVNSKTVYNFVQHVRRQEKIPVPEKIRQTEALEEFAYGSQAQVDFGTAQMRRLDGSRRRVYFFALVLSRSRYKYVFFQTTPFTGKTAVQAHEQAFKYIEGIPGKLLYDQDSVFLKSENLGDYLLADDFRRYRDERGISVEFCRKADPQSKGRVENVVGYVKNNFLRARTFHDIDRLNEEALSWLERKANGTKHATTKRLPHDVWLIEKEHLSFFRPSPAIPRDEIPTYTVRKDNTISYKGNFYRVPYGTYNGKGPEVLLKVKDGTLSLSNRQGILLAEHPVSLEKGKVIGSTTYRRDRNSRLEVFKQEVLSIWKGNNTLYLFIEEIHKYKPRYLRDNLKMIREVMGEYGEEIVGSALDYCLDNGLHNALYLKEAASHYRELKRREKKPLPVVSVLHDGVQTSQYDTDAYIPERSKINRYDQIMEL